The proteins below are encoded in one region of Rhinolophus sinicus isolate RSC01 linkage group LG07, ASM3656204v1, whole genome shotgun sequence:
- the NUDT6 gene encoding nucleoside diphosphate-linked moiety X motif 6 isoform X3: MWKFPGGLSEPGEDIGDTAVREVFEETGIQSEFRAVLSIRQQHAQPGAFGKSDMYIICRLQPRSLTIRFCQHECLRCEWMELSELASIENATPVTSRAARLLLYGSREGFDKIDLTAEEFPAVYTGLFYKLYHRELPDSYKTMAGLD; the protein is encoded by the exons ATGTGGAAGTTTCCAGGAGGCCTGTCGGAGCCTGGAGAAGATATTG GAGACACAGCAGTCCGAGAAGTTTTTGAGGAGACTGGTATCCAGTCCGAGTTCAGGGCGGTCCTGAGCATCCGGCAGCAGCACGCCCAGCCGGGGGCTTTCGGGAAGTCGGACATGTACATCATCTGCCGCCTCCAGCCGCGCTCGCTCACCATCCGTTTCTGCCAGCACGAGTGCCTGCGGTGCGAGTGGATGGAGCTCTCTGAGCTGGCCAGCATCGAAAACGCCACCCCCGTCACCAGCAGAGCTGCTCGGCTGCTGCTCTACGGGTCCAGAGAAGGGTTTGACAAGATCGATCTGACGGCGGAGGAATTTCCGGCGGTTTACACAGGCTTGTTCTATAAACTCTATCACAGGGAACTGCCAGACAGTTACAAAACGATGGCAGGGCTGGACTAG
- the NUDT6 gene encoding nucleoside diphosphate-linked moiety X motif 6 isoform X2, producing the protein MSAPLPTAVQQWRSEGRIAVWLHIPILQSRFIAPAAALGFRFHHAESDSSTLTLWLGEGPSRLPGYATHQVGVAGAVFDENTRKVLVVQDRNKLKNMWKFPGGLSEPGEDIGDTAVREVFEETGIQSEFRAVLSIRQQHAQPGAFGKSDMYIICRLQPRSLTIRFCQHECLRCEWMELSELASIENATPVTSRAARLLLYGSREGFDKIDLTAEEFPAVYTGLFYKLYHRELPDSYKTMAGLD; encoded by the exons ATGTCGGCTCCACTTCCTA CTGCAGTACAGCAGTGGAGATCGGAAGGTAGAATAGCAGTATGGCTGCACATTCCCATCTTGCAAAGCCGATTTATTGCCCCGGCCGCTGCCCTGGGCTTCCGCTTTCACCACGCGGAATCGGATTCATCTACGCTGACGCTGTGGCTGGGAGAGGGGCCCAGCCGGCTCCCAGGATATGCCACACATCAAGTGGGAGTTGCAG GAGCTGTATTTGATGAAAATACTAGAAAAGTATTAGTTGTACAAGATCGAAATAAA TTGAAAAATATGTGGAAGTTTCCAGGAGGCCTGTCGGAGCCTGGAGAAGATATTG GAGACACAGCAGTCCGAGAAGTTTTTGAGGAGACTGGTATCCAGTCCGAGTTCAGGGCGGTCCTGAGCATCCGGCAGCAGCACGCCCAGCCGGGGGCTTTCGGGAAGTCGGACATGTACATCATCTGCCGCCTCCAGCCGCGCTCGCTCACCATCCGTTTCTGCCAGCACGAGTGCCTGCGGTGCGAGTGGATGGAGCTCTCTGAGCTGGCCAGCATCGAAAACGCCACCCCCGTCACCAGCAGAGCTGCTCGGCTGCTGCTCTACGGGTCCAGAGAAGGGTTTGACAAGATCGATCTGACGGCGGAGGAATTTCCGGCGGTTTACACAGGCTTGTTCTATAAACTCTATCACAGGGAACTGCCAGACAGTTACAAAACGATGGCAGGGCTGGACTAG
- the NUDT6 gene encoding nucleoside diphosphate-linked moiety X motif 6 isoform X1, which yields MRPLLSGGYLRVVLACARRARLSAGCRGSHGGPGCARGTPAGSGLLRGELDRFGGISVRLAQPDSLDADAFQRGLQAAVQQWRSEGRIAVWLHIPILQSRFIAPAAALGFRFHHAESDSSTLTLWLGEGPSRLPGYATHQVGVAGAVFDENTRKVLVVQDRNKLKNMWKFPGGLSEPGEDIGDTAVREVFEETGIQSEFRAVLSIRQQHAQPGAFGKSDMYIICRLQPRSLTIRFCQHECLRCEWMELSELASIENATPVTSRAARLLLYGSREGFDKIDLTAEEFPAVYTGLFYKLYHRELPDSYKTMAGLD from the exons ATGCGTCCTTTGCTGAGCGGGGGCTACCTGCGAGTGGTGCTGGCCTGCGCCCGCCGCGCGAGGCTTTCGGCCGGGTGCCGCGGTTCCCACGGCGGGCCGGGTTGTGCGCGGGGTACCCCTGCCGGATCCGGCTTGCTGCGGGGCGAGCTGGACAGATTCGGGGGCATCTCGGTGCGCCTGGCGCAGCCGGACAGCCTGGACGCCGACGCCTTCCAGAGGGGTCTGCAGG CTGCAGTACAGCAGTGGAGATCGGAAGGTAGAATAGCAGTATGGCTGCACATTCCCATCTTGCAAAGCCGATTTATTGCCCCGGCCGCTGCCCTGGGCTTCCGCTTTCACCACGCGGAATCGGATTCATCTACGCTGACGCTGTGGCTGGGAGAGGGGCCCAGCCGGCTCCCAGGATATGCCACACATCAAGTGGGAGTTGCAG GAGCTGTATTTGATGAAAATACTAGAAAAGTATTAGTTGTACAAGATCGAAATAAA TTGAAAAATATGTGGAAGTTTCCAGGAGGCCTGTCGGAGCCTGGAGAAGATATTG GAGACACAGCAGTCCGAGAAGTTTTTGAGGAGACTGGTATCCAGTCCGAGTTCAGGGCGGTCCTGAGCATCCGGCAGCAGCACGCCCAGCCGGGGGCTTTCGGGAAGTCGGACATGTACATCATCTGCCGCCTCCAGCCGCGCTCGCTCACCATCCGTTTCTGCCAGCACGAGTGCCTGCGGTGCGAGTGGATGGAGCTCTCTGAGCTGGCCAGCATCGAAAACGCCACCCCCGTCACCAGCAGAGCTGCTCGGCTGCTGCTCTACGGGTCCAGAGAAGGGTTTGACAAGATCGATCTGACGGCGGAGGAATTTCCGGCGGTTTACACAGGCTTGTTCTATAAACTCTATCACAGGGAACTGCCAGACAGTTACAAAACGATGGCAGGGCTGGACTAG